In one window of Haloterrigena salifodinae DNA:
- a CDS encoding FAD-dependent oxidoreductase produces the protein MSDETTADEPERNASVIVVGGGVAGLSAALFTAKNGLETTVFDTDETWMHKAHLFNYLGIGSVGGSEFMATARQQVDDFGADRRQGEKVTAVAESGDGFAVETSVASETQRADGDSAEQSRGKSESSRPSGDDVSRDSADRSSGQRPREEAVDEADAYEADYVVLATGANRDLAEDLGCAFTEDDVVDVGVEMETSVPGAYATGAMVRPEEWQAAIAVGDGAAAALNILSSERGEHYHDFDVPADAERVFGELVAE, from the coding sequence ATGAGCGACGAGACGACTGCGGACGAACCCGAACGGAACGCATCTGTGATCGTCGTCGGCGGCGGTGTCGCCGGCCTGAGCGCCGCGCTCTTCACCGCGAAGAACGGCCTCGAGACGACGGTGTTCGACACGGACGAGACCTGGATGCACAAGGCGCACCTGTTCAACTACCTGGGGATCGGGTCGGTCGGCGGCAGCGAATTCATGGCGACGGCCCGCCAGCAGGTCGACGACTTCGGCGCGGACCGCCGGCAGGGCGAGAAAGTGACCGCGGTCGCCGAGTCTGGCGACGGCTTCGCGGTCGAGACCAGCGTTGCGTCGGAGACGCAACGAGCAGACGGCGATAGCGCGGAGCAAAGTCGAGGGAAATCGGAGAGTTCCCGACCTTCGGGAGACGACGTCTCCCGAGACTCCGCGGACCGTTCGAGCGGGCAACGCCCGCGAGAAGAAGCCGTCGACGAGGCGGACGCCTACGAGGCCGACTACGTCGTGCTCGCGACGGGCGCGAACCGCGACCTCGCCGAGGACCTCGGGTGTGCGTTCACGGAAGATGACGTCGTCGACGTCGGCGTCGAGATGGAGACCAGCGTACCGGGCGCCTACGCGACGGGCGCAATGGTCCGCCCCGAGGAGTGGCAGGCCGCCATCGCCGTCGGCGACGGCGCCGCCGCAGCACTCAACATCCTCTCGAGCGAACGGGGAGAACACTACCACGACTTCGACGTTCCCGCGGACGCCGAGCGCGTCTTCGGCGAACTGGTCGCGGAGTAA
- a CDS encoding universal stress protein, producing MKVLVAYDGSAPAQKAVEYAFDEYADEEIILLRVVELADGYTEASIRAIQDLLDDREEEAAARLREDLMELVDTSGVDFQMDVASGDPAREVVEYAEENDVDHILVGSHGRQGVSRILLGSVAERIVRRAPVSVTLVR from the coding sequence ATGAAAGTCCTCGTCGCATACGACGGCTCCGCGCCCGCACAGAAGGCAGTAGAATACGCGTTCGACGAGTACGCCGACGAGGAGATCATCCTGTTGCGCGTCGTCGAGCTCGCGGACGGCTACACGGAAGCGAGCATCAGGGCTATTCAGGACTTGCTCGACGACCGCGAGGAGGAAGCCGCCGCGAGACTGCGCGAGGACCTGATGGAGCTCGTCGATACGAGCGGCGTCGACTTCCAGATGGACGTCGCCTCCGGCGATCCTGCTCGAGAGGTCGTCGAGTACGCCGAGGAGAACGACGTCGACCACATCCTCGTCGGCAGCCACGGTCGACAAGGGGTCTCGCGAATCCTGCTGGGCAGCGTCGCCGAACGGATCGTCCGGCGCGCCCCGGTCTCGGTCACCCTCGTCCGGTGA
- a CDS encoding alpha/beta hydrolase produces MSADDVDGPHQGQPLVTGGTALEDAEAALVLTHGRGATARGMIQMANKVHREGVAFLAPQAARKTWYPNSFLEPVERNEPGRTSGLRAIGDAISEANDAGIPTERVMLMGFSQGACLASEFVARDPRRYGGLAALSGGLIGEDVDPDDYLDAAGDFEETPVFLGCSDVDPHIPEERVHETADVLESMNADVTERLYEGMGHGVNEDELEFVSGMVADLVDD; encoded by the coding sequence ATGAGCGCCGACGACGTCGACGGCCCTCATCAGGGCCAGCCCCTCGTGACGGGCGGCACCGCCCTCGAGGACGCCGAGGCCGCGCTGGTACTCACCCACGGCCGCGGCGCGACAGCGCGCGGGATGATCCAGATGGCCAACAAGGTCCATCGGGAGGGCGTCGCCTTCCTCGCGCCGCAGGCGGCCCGGAAGACGTGGTACCCAAACTCCTTCCTCGAGCCCGTCGAGCGCAACGAGCCCGGCCGAACGTCGGGACTGCGGGCGATCGGCGACGCGATTTCGGAGGCCAACGACGCCGGCATCCCGACCGAGCGCGTCATGCTGATGGGCTTCTCGCAGGGGGCCTGCCTCGCCAGCGAGTTCGTTGCGCGCGACCCGCGACGGTACGGTGGCCTCGCCGCCCTGAGCGGCGGCCTCATCGGCGAGGACGTCGATCCCGACGACTACCTCGATGCGGCGGGCGACTTCGAGGAGACGCCGGTCTTCCTCGGTTGCAGCGACGTCGACCCCCATATCCCCGAGGAGCGCGTCCACGAGACGGCCGACGTCCTCGAGTCCATGAACGCCGACGTCACCGAACGGCTCTACGAGGGGATGGGTCACGGCGTCAACGAGGACGAACTCGAGTTCGTCTCCGGAATGGTCGCGGACCTCGTCGACGACTGA
- a CDS encoding type II glyceraldehyde-3-phosphate dehydrogenase → MIQVAINGYGTIGKRVADAVREQPDMEVRGVAKTRPNFEAETAVDKGFPLYAAIEERADQFEEAGLEIAGPVEDLVDAADVVVDATPSGIGAENKSMYEAYDTPALYQGGEDADLVDTSFNARSNFEDATGADHVRVVSCNTTGLSRVIAPLREAYGVEKVRATLVRRGGDPGQTSRGPINDILPNPVTIPSHHGPDVETIFDDLDIDTLGMKVPATLMHMHSLNVTLEEEVDASEVRDLFAEESRLFLIPERMDIDGSGTLKEYALDAGRPRGDVWENSIWEESVSTVGNDLYLFQGIHQESDVVPENVDAIRAVLGEADAEESIQTTNETMGIGL, encoded by the coding sequence ATGATCCAGGTCGCGATCAATGGCTACGGCACGATCGGCAAACGCGTCGCGGACGCCGTCCGCGAACAGCCCGATATGGAGGTTCGCGGCGTCGCCAAAACGCGTCCCAACTTCGAGGCCGAGACGGCCGTCGACAAGGGATTCCCGCTCTACGCCGCCATCGAGGAACGGGCCGATCAGTTCGAGGAAGCCGGCCTCGAGATCGCCGGTCCCGTCGAAGACCTCGTCGACGCGGCCGACGTCGTCGTGGACGCCACGCCCTCCGGCATCGGCGCCGAGAACAAGTCGATGTACGAGGCGTACGACACGCCCGCGCTCTATCAGGGCGGCGAGGACGCCGACCTCGTCGACACCAGCTTCAACGCCCGTTCGAACTTCGAGGACGCAACCGGGGCCGACCACGTCCGCGTCGTCTCCTGTAACACGACTGGTCTCTCCCGCGTGATCGCGCCCCTTCGTGAGGCCTACGGCGTCGAGAAGGTCCGCGCGACGCTCGTCCGACGGGGCGGTGACCCCGGCCAGACCTCCCGCGGCCCGATCAACGACATCCTGCCGAACCCGGTCACGATCCCCTCCCACCACGGTCCCGACGTCGAGACCATCTTCGACGATCTGGACATCGACACGCTGGGCATGAAGGTGCCCGCAACGCTGATGCACATGCACAGCCTGAACGTTACCCTCGAGGAGGAAGTCGACGCGAGCGAGGTTCGCGACTTGTTCGCCGAGGAGTCCCGGCTCTTCCTGATCCCCGAGCGAATGGACATCGACGGCAGCGGCACGCTCAAGGAATACGCGCTGGACGCGGGCCGCCCGCGCGGTGACGTCTGGGAGAACTCCATCTGGGAGGAGTCGGTTTCGACGGTCGGCAACGACCTCTACCTCTTCCAGGGAATCCACCAGGAGAGCGACGTCGTCCCCGAGAACGTCGACGCGATCCGAGCGGTGCTGGGCGAAGCCGACGCGGAGGAAAGCATCCAGACGACAAACGAGACGATGGGTATCGGGCTGTAG
- a CDS encoding DUF7859 family protein, with translation MFDFIPDDPVIIAIVVILLALIFFSYLLVRRTILEFRDGMQ, from the coding sequence ATGTTCGACTTCATCCCCGACGACCCCGTCATCATCGCCATCGTGGTGATTCTCCTCGCATTGATCTTCTTCTCGTACCTGCTCGTCCGACGGACCATCCTCGAGTTCCGGGATGGAATGCAGTAA
- a CDS encoding MEDS domain-containing protein produces MSERIESDSQSEVGYPETGSETLTYSPELRGSAPSLDAHEHANDHFALIYESQEEQFAAAIPFIRKGLKRDERCLYITYENTRAEVIEAMRAYDIDVDTALDSGQLSIHDEEETYLRNETFDADETIEFIDAAIEDATEEYEALRMTGEMSSVLEEDPDGEELVKCEAKANYLFDDADGIALCQYNRERFPADIIRDVISTHPLLIHDNRISSNVYYTPPTEFFGPEKADREVDRQLGMLREQTDVKDRLSQREQRLRELAEDLQENEERLQLALEAGEMGMWELDLQTKDSPIRSRQHDLIFGYEEPIEEWTFETFLDHVHPDDRENVERSFEEAFEASKWAFECRIIRADGEEREISAQGAFHSDDEGDPVRAVGVVRDVTDRKERERQLRELVGRLEESNERLEQFAYAASHDLQEPLRMVSSYLRLIENRYGDAFDEDGEEFLEFAVDGADRMREMIQGLLEYSRVEAEGKPFQAVDLDVVLEDVCEDLQLRIDDSGGEITSERLPTVEGDANQLRQVFQNLLSNAIEYSGQEPPRIHVSAERDGAEWILSVRDDGIGIGPDDADRIFEVFESLHTNDEHAGTGIGLALCERIVERHEGDIWVESTPGEGSTFSVTLPGPEA; encoded by the coding sequence ATGAGTGAACGGATCGAGTCCGATTCTCAGTCGGAAGTGGGGTATCCCGAAACCGGGTCTGAGACGTTGACGTATAGCCCGGAGTTGCGTGGCTCAGCCCCTTCTCTCGATGCCCACGAACACGCTAACGATCACTTTGCGCTTATTTACGAGTCCCAAGAGGAGCAGTTCGCGGCCGCTATCCCGTTCATCCGCAAAGGACTCAAACGGGACGAGCGGTGCCTGTACATCACGTACGAGAATACCAGAGCGGAGGTCATCGAAGCGATGCGGGCCTACGATATCGATGTCGATACGGCCCTCGACTCGGGACAGCTTTCCATTCACGACGAAGAGGAGACCTACCTCCGCAACGAGACGTTCGACGCGGACGAGACGATCGAGTTCATCGACGCTGCTATCGAAGACGCCACCGAAGAGTACGAGGCGCTCCGCATGACCGGCGAGATGAGCAGCGTCTTAGAAGAGGATCCCGACGGCGAGGAACTCGTCAAATGTGAGGCGAAGGCGAACTATCTCTTCGACGATGCGGACGGCATCGCGCTCTGTCAGTACAATCGCGAGCGGTTTCCCGCGGACATAATCCGCGACGTCATCAGTACTCATCCGCTCCTCATCCACGATAACCGGATCAGTAGCAACGTCTACTACACGCCACCGACGGAATTCTTCGGCCCCGAGAAGGCGGACCGCGAGGTCGACCGCCAACTGGGCATGCTCCGAGAGCAAACCGACGTGAAAGACAGACTTTCCCAGCGCGAGCAACGCCTCCGGGAGCTGGCGGAAGACCTCCAAGAAAACGAAGAACGACTGCAACTCGCGCTCGAGGCCGGAGAAATGGGCATGTGGGAACTCGACCTGCAGACGAAGGACTCGCCCATCCGATCACGTCAGCACGATCTCATCTTCGGCTACGAGGAACCGATCGAGGAGTGGACCTTCGAGACGTTTCTCGATCACGTTCACCCGGACGACCGTGAGAACGTGGAACGGTCCTTCGAGGAGGCCTTCGAGGCGAGTAAATGGGCGTTCGAGTGTCGGATTATCAGAGCCGACGGTGAGGAGCGCGAAATCTCGGCTCAAGGAGCGTTCCACTCCGACGACGAAGGGGACCCAGTGCGTGCGGTCGGGGTCGTCCGAGACGTCACGGATCGCAAAGAACGCGAGCGACAGCTCAGGGAGTTAGTCGGGCGACTGGAGGAGTCGAACGAACGCCTCGAGCAGTTCGCCTATGCGGCCTCGCACGACTTACAGGAGCCGCTGCGGATGGTGTCGAGCTACCTACGGCTCATCGAGAACCGATACGGCGACGCGTTCGACGAAGACGGCGAGGAGTTTCTCGAGTTCGCGGTCGACGGTGCCGACAGGATGCGGGAGATGATTCAGGGGCTGCTCGAGTACTCTCGAGTCGAGGCCGAGGGTAAACCCTTTCAGGCGGTCGATCTCGACGTCGTGCTGGAAGACGTCTGCGAGGACCTCCAGCTCCGGATCGACGACAGCGGTGGCGAAATCACCAGCGAACGGTTACCCACCGTAGAGGGCGATGCCAACCAGCTTCGACAGGTATTCCAGAACTTACTGTCCAACGCTATCGAATACAGCGGCCAGGAACCACCGCGAATTCACGTCTCCGCCGAACGCGATGGAGCGGAATGGATACTCTCGGTACGCGACGATGGGATCGGGATCGGTCCCGACGATGCCGACCGCATCTTCGAGGTCTTCGAGAGCCTCCACACGAACGACGAACACGCTGGAACCGGAA
- a CDS encoding aminopeptidase — protein sequence MDPRIREHAEVIANHSVDLQEGDNVVVDAHPVAEDLVVALHEVIGDQGANPMTVNQRTGERQQRAFLRAGDNEYETPEHELALIQNTDVYIAIRASDNVTQTSDVDPETQAAYQQAHRPILEERLSKRWCLTQYPAPANAQLAEMSTEGYENFVWDAVNKDWEEQREHQENMVEIMDPAEEIRIKSGDTTDVTMSIAGNPTLNDHGEHNLPGGEVFTAPQPDSVEGEVLFDMPLYHQGREITDVYLEFEGGEVVDHSAAKNEDVLTEVLNTDDGARRLGELGIGMNRDIDQFTYNMLFDEKMGDTVHMAVGRAYDDTVGEGNEANDSAVHVDMIVDMSEDSVIEVDGEVVQRDGTFRFEDGFEQ from the coding sequence ATGGACCCACGTATCCGCGAGCACGCCGAGGTCATCGCGAACCACTCGGTCGACCTGCAGGAAGGCGACAACGTCGTCGTCGACGCCCACCCCGTCGCCGAGGATCTGGTCGTCGCCCTCCACGAGGTCATCGGCGATCAGGGTGCGAACCCGATGACGGTCAACCAGCGCACTGGCGAGCGCCAGCAGCGGGCCTTCCTTCGGGCCGGTGATAATGAGTACGAAACGCCCGAGCACGAACTCGCGCTCATCCAGAACACGGACGTCTACATCGCCATCCGCGCCAGCGACAACGTCACCCAGACCAGCGACGTCGATCCCGAGACACAGGCGGCCTACCAGCAGGCCCACCGCCCGATCCTGGAAGAACGCCTCTCGAAGCGCTGGTGTCTCACGCAGTATCCCGCGCCGGCCAACGCCCAACTGGCCGAGATGAGCACGGAGGGCTACGAGAACTTCGTCTGGGACGCCGTCAACAAGGACTGGGAGGAACAGCGCGAACACCAGGAGAACATGGTCGAGATTATGGATCCCGCCGAGGAGATCCGGATCAAAAGCGGCGACACGACCGACGTCACGATGTCGATCGCCGGCAACCCAACACTCAACGACCACGGCGAGCACAATCTGCCCGGCGGCGAGGTCTTCACCGCGCCCCAGCCCGACAGCGTCGAGGGTGAGGTGCTGTTCGACATGCCCCTCTATCATCAGGGCCGAGAGATCACGGACGTCTACCTCGAGTTCGAGGGCGGCGAGGTCGTCGATCACTCGGCGGCGAAGAACGAGGACGTCCTGACGGAAGTCCTCAATACGGACGACGGCGCGCGCCGACTCGGCGAACTGGGCATCGGCATGAACCGCGACATCGATCAGTTCACCTACAACATGCTGTTCGACGAGAAGATGGGCGATACGGTCCACATGGCCGTCGGCCGGGCCTACGACGACACCGTCGGCGAGGGCAACGAGGCCAACGATTCGGCGGTCCACGTCGACATGATCGTCGACATGAGTGAGGATTCGGTCATCGAAGTGGACGGTGAGGTCGTTCAGCGGGACGGCACGTTCCGATTCGAGGACGGCTTCGAACAGTAG
- a CDS encoding inorganic phosphate transporter, with product MSALLLGVGVLVALFVGYNIGGSTTGPAFGPAVGADVIGKGVAAALMSVCFALGALTVGPEVVHTLAGDLLRDQSVFTLRSSAAVLLVIGGSLFLGNYVGIPTSTSMTAVGAVAALGFAAGELDRSVLSEIVTWWLVAPVVGFWVAAVVGRYWYPRLRAWLALEESRRERPLVRVVSSGITPRPVVESIDGRRELSGAIAVVAVGCLMAYASGTSNIANAVAPLYATGELELDPLLLLGSAAVAVGAFTIARRTLETLGNDITALPLPAAIVVAVISSAIVVSLSAVGIPASFVIVATMSIVGLGWGRASRTPTLSDVSRGEDAPTVVGALTADGEHDSPTSNTQETADAPEAASLFNPSTTARVVVMQNVVPLIATVGAFVLFEFVPLFRY from the coding sequence ATGTCCGCGCTGTTGCTCGGCGTCGGCGTTCTCGTCGCGCTCTTCGTCGGCTACAACATCGGCGGTTCGACGACCGGGCCGGCGTTCGGGCCCGCCGTCGGCGCCGACGTGATCGGGAAGGGCGTCGCGGCGGCGCTCATGTCCGTTTGTTTCGCGCTCGGGGCCCTGACCGTCGGTCCGGAAGTCGTCCATACGCTCGCGGGCGATCTTCTTCGGGATCAGTCGGTCTTCACGCTTCGCTCGAGCGCCGCCGTCCTGCTAGTGATCGGCGGATCGCTCTTCCTCGGCAATTACGTGGGCATTCCCACCTCGACCTCGATGACCGCGGTCGGCGCGGTCGCTGCGCTGGGATTCGCGGCCGGCGAACTCGATCGCTCGGTGCTGAGCGAGATCGTCACGTGGTGGCTCGTCGCGCCGGTCGTCGGCTTCTGGGTCGCAGCCGTCGTCGGCCGGTACTGGTATCCGCGGCTGCGGGCGTGGCTCGCGCTCGAAGAAAGTCGGCGAGAGCGACCGCTCGTACGAGTGGTTTCGTCGGGAATCACGCCGCGGCCCGTCGTCGAATCGATCGACGGACGACGCGAGCTATCGGGTGCGATCGCCGTCGTCGCCGTCGGCTGTCTGATGGCCTACGCCTCAGGAACGAGCAACATCGCCAACGCCGTCGCGCCGTTGTACGCGACCGGCGAACTGGAACTCGACCCGCTGCTCCTGCTCGGCTCGGCCGCCGTCGCCGTCGGCGCGTTCACGATCGCCCGGCGGACCCTCGAGACGCTGGGCAACGATATCACGGCGCTGCCGCTGCCGGCGGCGATCGTCGTCGCCGTTATCAGTTCGGCGATCGTCGTGAGCCTCTCGGCGGTCGGCATCCCCGCGAGTTTCGTCATCGTGGCGACGATGAGCATCGTCGGACTGGGTTGGGGACGGGCGTCCCGGACGCCGACGCTCTCCGACGTCTCCCGCGGCGAAGACGCGCCGACCGTCGTCGGTGCGCTGACCGCCGACGGGGAGCACGATTCGCCGACGTCCAACACGCAGGAGACCGCCGACGCGCCGGAAGCGGCATCGCTGTTCAATCCCTCGACGACGGCCCGGGTCGTCGTGATGCAGAACGTCGTCCCGCTCATCGCGACGGTCGGGGCGTTCGTGCTATTCGAGTTCGTTCCGCTCTTCAGGTACTGA
- a CDS encoding VOC family protein, which translates to MSQDHPNPVTPELPDSPVHTTGTDHITIWGSNEADTIEFYRDLLGMPLVLRQPNLDDPSQTHLFFDTGDGRILTFFVSDDRPSARGQRAGVGAVHHLCFSVDPDEYEDTMQALEDAGHGYNVFDRGIFHSIYTRDNNGLVIELSTDKYEIPDDRRGEVLAKAQELREEDGADYAKDEHLRGAIEALGLEVVEHDLPDADAGVGGVE; encoded by the coding sequence ATGTCACAGGATCACCCCAACCCAGTCACGCCCGAACTGCCCGACAGCCCCGTCCACACGACCGGAACCGACCACATCACCATCTGGGGGAGCAACGAGGCCGATACGATCGAGTTCTATCGCGATCTCCTCGGCATGCCCCTCGTGCTCCGCCAGCCGAACCTCGACGACCCCTCGCAGACCCACCTGTTCTTCGACACCGGAGACGGGCGCATCCTCACCTTCTTCGTCAGCGACGATCGGCCCTCCGCCCGCGGTCAGCGGGCCGGCGTCGGCGCCGTCCACCACCTCTGTTTCAGCGTCGACCCCGACGAGTACGAGGACACGATGCAGGCCTTAGAGGACGCGGGCCACGGCTACAACGTCTTCGATCGGGGCATCTTCCACTCGATCTACACCCGCGACAACAACGGCCTCGTGATCGAACTCTCGACGGACAAGTACGAGATCCCCGACGACCGCCGCGGTGAGGTCCTGGCGAAAGCGCAGGAACTCCGCGAGGAGGACGGCGCCGACTACGCGAAGGACGAGCACCTCCGCGGCGCGATCGAGGCCCTGGGCCTCGAGGTCGTCGAACACGACCTGCCCGACGCCGACGCCGGCGTCGGTGGTGTCGAATGA
- a CDS encoding glutamate-cysteine ligase family protein yields the protein MNTSLEVEYWVIDNDGDLVSPGSLLDYSEQIDPEFVEPMLEIKTTPCSSMAELREEFLGLIEEIVDAARERDKRLVPLATPLHAAPSEIPYRDKRGTDLQRRIVGPAFDDARVCAGTHMHFEQSNVADQLNMLTALDPAFALVNSSSHYRGEHILECARPFLYRRSCYEPCPDQGQLWPYVDSAAEWEEELETAYDCFRERALERGVDSAAFDDEFASYDAVWTPVRLRKAMPTVEWRSPDTALPSQVLRLAETVRSLVSRADARGTTIGDGDPTDTHGNNEGSVTLPSFDTVETVTDAAINDGLENAGVRNYLQNLGFEPSAYDPLASRLPDSRLSKRRAKDLRLEAARGLEADLERRRVRA from the coding sequence ATGAACACAAGCCTCGAGGTGGAGTACTGGGTCATCGACAACGACGGCGACCTGGTTTCACCCGGATCACTGCTCGACTACTCCGAACAGATCGATCCAGAGTTCGTCGAACCGATGCTCGAGATCAAGACGACGCCCTGCTCGTCGATGGCCGAGCTCCGCGAGGAGTTCCTCGGCCTGATCGAGGAGATAGTCGACGCGGCCCGCGAACGGGACAAGCGACTCGTCCCGCTGGCGACGCCGCTGCACGCCGCCCCGTCGGAGATCCCCTACCGCGACAAGCGGGGGACCGACCTCCAGCGACGGATCGTCGGCCCGGCGTTCGACGACGCGCGAGTCTGTGCGGGCACGCACATGCACTTCGAGCAATCGAATGTCGCCGACCAGTTGAATATGCTGACGGCGCTCGATCCCGCCTTCGCGCTCGTGAACAGTTCCTCGCACTACCGCGGCGAGCACATTCTCGAGTGCGCCCGGCCGTTCCTCTATCGGCGCTCGTGTTACGAGCCCTGTCCCGACCAGGGCCAGCTCTGGCCCTACGTCGACAGCGCTGCCGAGTGGGAGGAAGAACTCGAGACCGCCTACGACTGCTTCCGCGAGCGCGCGCTCGAGCGCGGCGTCGATTCGGCGGCGTTCGACGACGAGTTCGCCTCTTACGACGCGGTCTGGACGCCAGTCCGACTGCGGAAAGCGATGCCGACCGTCGAGTGGCGCTCGCCCGACACGGCCCTGCCGAGTCAGGTACTGCGCCTCGCCGAGACGGTCCGCTCGCTCGTCAGCCGCGCCGACGCCCGCGGGACCACGATCGGTGACGGCGATCCGACCGACACCCACGGTAACAACGAGGGTTCGGTGACCCTCCCGTCGTTCGACACCGTCGAGACGGTCACCGACGCCGCGATCAACGACGGCCTCGAGAACGCGGGCGTCCGGAACTACCTGCAGAATCTCGGCTTCGAACCGTCGGCGTACGATCCGCTCGCGAGCCGCCTCCCCGACTCGCGGCTCTCGAAACGCCGCGCGAAGGACCTGCGACTCGAGGCCGCCCGGGGACTCGAGGCCGACCTCGAGCGACGCCGCGTGCGGGCCTAA